From Humisphaera borealis, the proteins below share one genomic window:
- a CDS encoding glutamine amidotransferase, translating to MQLTPTRPSQLATIVFGAPDWLPIVIGISLLLIAAVAWSYWRSSVSPGVKAFALTLKILGITLLVICLLEPLFSGTRARPGANVFALLADNSQSMTLRDKAGEASRGKPILALADRNTPWLQQLRRDFDVRSYAFDTQVKSLGDDEKVAFDGRASNLGAALDRLDRRFVGQPLAGVLLMTDGGATDVATIEKLLARHAAANGGAGKLPPIYPVLAADDAPAEDVSVAEVAVTQTNFEDTPVTLAARLAVTGYKGRTVAVQLLDEQGTVRETQQLKIDNPDQPPVARFKLKPEQVGVSFYRVRAAAEDELAQFDTPDKTREATTANNARMVAIDRGQGPYRVLYVCGRPNWEYKFLSRGLAEDTQVQLVGLLRIAKREPKFAFIGRKGEGFNPLFRGFDPENKNQVEQYDKPVMIRLGTKDEEELRGGFPMTADVLNQYHAIIIDDLESEFFTQDQLQLIKEFVRQRGGGLLMLGGQETFKNGKYDRSPLGDILPVYADEVPANPAGAKFRLSLTREGWLEPWVRMRPDERTENKRVAEMPPFLALNQVRGIKPGATVLARVATEDGTPVPALVEQRFGAGRVGALLIGDLWRWGLKRPADSESDLERSWRQTIRWLVGDVPKRVELTATPRQDPDAAVEGSLQLSAQVRDPAYAPLDNAAVSIRITTPDGSTLELPAEASDRKSGQYQATYVPRMAGAFRAVATARAADGSDVGQAAIGWTSDPAADEFANLKPNRELLQRLATATGGQIVDPGDLDKFVADLPTKKAQVTDPYIMPIWHTPWVFALAILLLTAEWGLRRMRGLP from the coding sequence ATGCAGTTGACCCCTACTCGTCCTTCACAACTTGCCACCATCGTCTTCGGTGCCCCCGATTGGCTGCCGATCGTGATCGGCATCAGCCTGCTGCTGATCGCCGCCGTCGCGTGGAGTTACTGGCGATCATCCGTAAGCCCCGGCGTCAAGGCGTTCGCGCTGACGCTCAAAATCCTCGGCATCACGCTGCTGGTCATCTGCCTTCTCGAACCCCTCTTCAGCGGCACCCGGGCCCGACCGGGGGCGAACGTTTTCGCCTTGCTTGCCGACAACAGCCAGAGCATGACGCTCCGCGACAAGGCCGGCGAAGCGTCTCGCGGCAAGCCGATCCTGGCCCTGGCCGATCGAAATACACCCTGGCTCCAGCAGCTTCGCCGCGATTTTGACGTCCGCTCGTACGCCTTTGATACACAGGTCAAATCGCTCGGCGACGACGAGAAGGTCGCCTTCGACGGCCGGGCCTCAAACCTCGGGGCCGCGCTCGACCGCCTGGACCGCAGGTTTGTCGGTCAGCCGCTCGCCGGTGTCCTGCTGATGACCGACGGCGGCGCGACGGATGTCGCGACGATCGAAAAGCTTCTCGCCCGTCACGCCGCGGCCAACGGCGGTGCGGGGAAGCTTCCGCCGATCTACCCCGTCCTCGCCGCCGACGACGCCCCGGCGGAAGACGTGAGCGTTGCCGAGGTTGCCGTTACACAAACCAATTTCGAAGACACGCCGGTCACGCTCGCGGCACGGCTTGCCGTCACCGGCTACAAGGGCCGAACCGTCGCCGTGCAGTTGCTCGATGAGCAGGGCACGGTTCGCGAAACGCAGCAACTGAAGATCGACAATCCCGATCAACCGCCGGTCGCGCGCTTCAAGCTCAAGCCCGAGCAGGTCGGCGTGTCGTTCTATCGCGTTCGCGCCGCGGCCGAGGACGAACTCGCACAATTCGATACGCCGGACAAAACGCGCGAAGCGACCACCGCCAACAACGCCCGCATGGTGGCGATCGACCGCGGCCAGGGCCCCTACCGCGTGCTGTATGTGTGCGGTCGGCCGAACTGGGAATACAAGTTCCTGTCGCGCGGCCTGGCGGAAGACACCCAGGTGCAGCTCGTCGGACTGCTGCGGATCGCCAAGCGCGAGCCGAAGTTCGCGTTCATCGGCCGCAAGGGGGAAGGGTTTAATCCGCTGTTCCGCGGTTTCGATCCCGAGAACAAGAACCAGGTCGAGCAGTACGACAAACCCGTGATGATTCGCCTGGGCACGAAAGACGAGGAAGAGCTTCGCGGCGGATTCCCGATGACCGCCGACGTGCTCAACCAGTACCACGCGATCATCATCGACGACCTCGAGTCCGAGTTCTTCACGCAGGACCAGCTGCAACTGATCAAAGAGTTCGTCCGCCAGCGCGGCGGCGGCCTGCTGATGCTGGGCGGTCAGGAGACGTTCAAAAACGGCAAGTACGACCGCTCGCCGCTGGGTGACATCCTGCCGGTCTACGCCGACGAAGTGCCGGCGAATCCTGCCGGAGCGAAGTTCCGGCTGTCGCTGACGCGTGAAGGCTGGCTGGAGCCGTGGGTGCGGATGCGGCCCGACGAGCGGACGGAGAACAAGCGCGTCGCCGAGATGCCGCCGTTCCTGGCGCTGAACCAGGTGCGCGGCATCAAGCCCGGGGCAACGGTCCTGGCCCGCGTCGCGACGGAAGATGGTACGCCGGTGCCGGCGCTGGTCGAACAGCGGTTTGGTGCCGGCCGGGTCGGGGCACTGCTCATCGGCGACCTGTGGCGCTGGGGCCTCAAACGGCCGGCCGACAGCGAGAGCGATCTGGAGCGTTCCTGGCGGCAGACGATCCGCTGGCTGGTCGGCGATGTGCCCAAGCGCGTCGAGCTGACCGCCACTCCCAGGCAGGACCCCGATGCCGCGGTGGAAGGCTCGCTGCAGCTATCGGCACAGGTGCGCGATCCGGCGTACGCCCCGCTCGACAACGCCGCCGTCAGCATTCGCATCACGACGCCCGACGGCTCGACGCTAGAACTGCCGGCCGAGGCAAGCGACCGCAAGTCCGGGCAGTACCAGGCGACCTATGTTCCTCGCATGGCCGGTGCGTTTCGAGCCGTTGCAACCGCTCGCGCCGCCGACGGCAGCGACGTCGGCCAGGCCGCCATCGGCTGGACGAGCGATCCCGCCGCCGACGAGTTCGCCAACCTGAAGCCCAACCGGGAACTGCTGCAGCGACTGGCGACCGCGACCGGCGGGCAGATCGTCGATCCCGGCGACCTCGACAAGTTCGTCGCAGACCTGCCGACGAAGAAAGCACAGGTCACCGACCCCTACATCATGCCCATCTGGCATACGCCGTGGGTTTTTGCACTCGCCATCCTCCTGCTGACGGCGGAATGGGGCCTTCGGCGGATGAGAGGATTGCCGTAA
- a CDS encoding alpha-amylase family glycosyl hydrolase, which translates to MSTAQNANPTTSDGTGLIAHDPWLEPYRDRLRDRYSHYTYIAGKIAEAGGLLGQVSQGHHYFGLNRGEKDGVAGVWYREWAPAAYALFLTGDFNGWDRRSHPLARDEFGTWAIFLPDSTYAERLVHTGLLKVHVVSQTGPMDRIPAYIRRVVQDPQTHGFIGQYWNPPAAYAWQYESPKPHGGLRIYEAHVGMATEEHRVGTYDEFTANILPRVKRLGYNAIQLMAVMEHPYYGSFGYHVSNFFAVSSRCGTPEELKRLIDTAHGMGIRVLLDVVHSHSVKNTNEGLSQFDGTDYHYFHAGPRGQHIAWDSLLFDYRKFEVQRFLLSNLRYWLEEFRFDGFRFDGVTSMLYLDHGLGRPFNGYEDYFGGNVDWDAVVYLQLANELVHQLKPDAVTIAEDVSGMAGMGRPVSEGGLGFDYRLAMGIPDNWIKVLKEKKDEEWDLRGIYHTLTDRRHAEKHVAYVESHDQALVGDKTLAFQLMDQEMYWNMSKFNQSLVVDRGIALHKMIRLITFSLGGEAYLTFMGNEFGHPEWVDFPREGNGYSYQYARRQWSLSARDDLRYAGLELFDKEMLALDENWNLLNDPFIEQLDVREDYRLLVYRRGPLVFVFNFHATESYTDLRIPVPDPVDYRLVLDTDESRFGGFGRVAADVTYYKQDIPLYTRDQSIQIYIPARTAQVLAPKR; encoded by the coding sequence ATGTCGACAGCACAAAACGCCAACCCCACGACTTCCGACGGAACCGGACTGATTGCCCACGATCCGTGGCTCGAACCCTATCGCGATCGCCTGCGGGATCGCTACAGCCATTACACGTACATTGCGGGAAAGATCGCCGAGGCGGGCGGGCTGCTCGGGCAGGTCAGCCAGGGACATCATTACTTCGGTTTGAACCGCGGCGAGAAGGACGGCGTCGCCGGGGTCTGGTACAGGGAATGGGCGCCGGCGGCATACGCGCTGTTCCTTACCGGGGATTTCAACGGGTGGGACCGGCGGTCGCATCCGCTGGCCCGCGACGAGTTCGGTACCTGGGCGATCTTCCTTCCCGATTCCACCTACGCCGAACGCCTTGTTCATACCGGCCTGCTGAAAGTGCATGTCGTTTCGCAGACGGGCCCGATGGACCGCATTCCGGCGTACATTCGCCGGGTTGTGCAGGACCCACAGACGCATGGCTTTATCGGCCAATACTGGAATCCGCCCGCCGCTTACGCCTGGCAGTACGAATCGCCTAAGCCACACGGCGGTTTACGCATTTACGAAGCCCATGTGGGCATGGCCACGGAAGAGCATCGGGTCGGCACGTACGACGAGTTCACCGCCAACATCCTGCCGCGGGTAAAGAGGCTCGGTTACAACGCGATCCAGCTCATGGCGGTGATGGAGCATCCGTACTACGGATCGTTCGGCTATCACGTCAGCAACTTCTTCGCCGTCTCCAGCCGGTGCGGGACACCGGAGGAACTCAAACGCCTGATCGATACGGCTCACGGGATGGGCATCCGCGTTCTGCTGGACGTCGTTCACAGCCATTCGGTCAAGAACACGAACGAGGGGCTCAGCCAGTTCGACGGCACCGACTACCACTACTTTCACGCCGGCCCGCGCGGGCAGCACATCGCCTGGGATTCACTGCTGTTCGACTACCGCAAGTTCGAGGTTCAGCGGTTTCTGTTGAGCAACCTGAGGTATTGGCTGGAAGAGTTCCGTTTCGACGGCTTCCGCTTCGACGGCGTCACCAGCATGCTCTACCTGGACCACGGGCTCGGACGTCCGTTCAACGGCTACGAGGATTACTTCGGCGGAAACGTGGACTGGGACGCGGTCGTTTACCTTCAACTGGCAAACGAGCTGGTGCATCAGCTCAAGCCCGATGCAGTCACGATCGCCGAAGATGTTTCCGGCATGGCCGGCATGGGGCGGCCGGTATCCGAAGGCGGGCTGGGTTTCGATTACCGGCTGGCGATGGGCATCCCCGACAACTGGATCAAGGTGCTGAAGGAGAAGAAGGACGAAGAGTGGGATTTGCGCGGCATCTACCACACGCTGACCGACCGCCGACACGCCGAAAAGCACGTGGCCTATGTCGAAAGCCACGACCAGGCGCTGGTGGGCGACAAGACGCTCGCGTTTCAGCTCATGGACCAGGAAATGTACTGGAACATGAGCAAGTTCAATCAGAGCCTGGTCGTCGATCGCGGCATCGCGCTGCACAAGATGATCCGGCTGATTACGTTTTCACTGGGCGGCGAGGCTTACCTGACGTTTATGGGCAACGAGTTCGGGCATCCCGAGTGGGTCGACTTCCCCCGCGAAGGCAACGGTTACTCCTACCAGTATGCCCGGCGTCAGTGGAGCCTGTCGGCGCGGGACGATCTGCGTTACGCCGGTCTTGAGCTGTTCGACAAGGAAATGCTGGCACTGGACGAGAACTGGAACCTGCTCAACGATCCGTTCATCGAGCAGCTGGATGTGCGCGAAGATTACCGCTTGCTGGTCTACCGTCGCGGGCCCTTGGTTTTCGTCTTTAACTTCCACGCGACCGAGTCCTACACCGATCTACGCATACCTGTCCCCGACCCTGTGGACTACCGGCTTGTTCTGGATACCGACGAAAGTCGATTCGGCGGCTTTGGCCGGGTGGCGGCGGATGTGACCTACTACAAGCAGGACATCCCGTTGTATACCCGCGATCAGAGCATTCAGATCTACATTCCGGCCAGGACAGCACAGGTGTTGGCCCCCAAGCGCTGA
- a CDS encoding YciI family protein, which translates to MRFMILVKATKDSEAGVMPDTQLMAEMGRFNEELVSAGIMQAGEGLHPTSKGARVRFSGKNRSVIHGPFAETNELVAGFWIWKCKSLAEAIEWVKRCPNPMLVDSEIEIRQVFEAEDFGDALTPELREQEDRLRAATASGQPQAE; encoded by the coding sequence ATGCGGTTCATGATTCTCGTCAAGGCGACCAAAGATTCCGAGGCCGGCGTCATGCCGGATACCCAACTCATGGCTGAGATGGGCAGGTTTAACGAAGAACTGGTCAGCGCCGGTATCATGCAGGCCGGCGAAGGATTGCACCCAACCTCGAAGGGCGCCCGCGTACGGTTCTCGGGGAAGAATCGTTCGGTTATTCACGGGCCCTTTGCCGAAACCAATGAGCTGGTCGCAGGCTTCTGGATCTGGAAGTGCAAGTCGCTGGCCGAGGCGATCGAGTGGGTCAAGCGATGTCCGAACCCCATGCTCGTGGATTCGGAGATTGAAATCCGACAGGTCTTTGAAGCCGAGGATTTCGGCGACGCGCTCACACCCGAGCTGCGCGAACAGGAGGACCGACTTCGCGCCGCGACGGCTTCCGGGCAGCCGCAAGCAGAGTGA
- a CDS encoding ISAs1 family transposase, which produces MKDVSHGVHEEFDADHGRLDTRKVWVMDEVHWLGDLCQQWPGLAGVIAVERKREVLAGKSSVERHYFISSVAGTDARAMAAAIRGHWAIENKLHWQLDVSSREDERRIRKGYGAENYSRLCRLTLNLLKRDKSIKNGIHGKRLKAGWDEHYLLRLLTT; this is translated from the coding sequence ATGAAGGACGTGAGCCACGGCGTCCACGAGGAGTTCGACGCCGACCACGGCCGGCTGGACACCCGCAAAGTGTGGGTGATGGACGAAGTGCACTGGCTCGGCGACCTATGTCAGCAGTGGCCGGGACTGGCCGGCGTGATCGCGGTCGAACGCAAGCGGGAGGTGCTTGCCGGCAAGAGCAGCGTCGAGCGGCATTACTTCATCAGCAGCGTCGCAGGGACCGACGCCAGGGCGATGGCGGCGGCGATCCGCGGCCACTGGGCCATCGAGAACAAGCTGCACTGGCAACTGGACGTGAGCTCCCGCGAGGACGAGCGGCGGATCCGCAAAGGCTATGGTGCGGAGAACTACTCCCGGTTGTGCCGGCTGACGCTCAATCTTCTCAAGCGGGACAAGAGCATCAAAAACGGGATCCACGGGAAACGGTTAAAGGCAGGTTGGGACGAGCACTACCTGCTCCGTCTGCTAACGACCTGA
- a CDS encoding ThuA domain-containing protein: MPKRLLHLLASATMLLSIAQAYGHPVPESPQWLTYPGGEGPGKGKHIVLIAADQEYRSEQSMPMMARILSARHGFDCTVLFAVNDKGEVDPTMPVYPEKGKEFKQHQIPGLEHLASADLVIFFCRLLTLPMEERERIVRFIDSGKPFIAIRTANHGFHGALPYKINGKNVNWGNDVLGGTFMNHHGRWHADSTRGKIVEAMKDHPILSGISDIWGTSDVYRTYKEGTSLPEGCTALVWGQPLTGRKYDDPPNPKLEPLPVAWFKLWKTSTGKSARVFHTTMGSGDDFESAGLRRMIINASYWGIGMEDAIVPTSSVEYVGPYKPLGSGFNYKELGVVPKPPSAYK; this comes from the coding sequence ATGCCCAAACGACTACTTCACCTGCTCGCGTCTGCCACGATGCTTCTTTCCATCGCTCAGGCCTACGGTCACCCGGTGCCCGAAAGCCCGCAGTGGCTGACCTACCCGGGTGGCGAAGGCCCGGGCAAGGGCAAGCACATCGTGCTGATTGCAGCTGATCAGGAATACCGGAGCGAGCAGTCCATGCCGATGATGGCGCGGATCCTGAGCGCCAGGCACGGCTTCGACTGCACGGTGCTTTTTGCCGTCAACGATAAAGGGGAAGTCGATCCGACGATGCCCGTCTATCCGGAGAAAGGGAAGGAGTTCAAGCAACACCAGATCCCCGGCCTGGAGCACCTCGCGTCGGCCGATCTGGTGATTTTTTTCTGCCGTCTGCTGACCCTCCCGATGGAAGAGCGCGAACGCATTGTCAGGTTCATCGACTCCGGCAAGCCGTTCATCGCTATACGAACAGCCAATCACGGCTTTCACGGGGCGCTCCCGTACAAGATCAACGGCAAGAACGTGAACTGGGGCAATGATGTGCTCGGCGGAACGTTCATGAATCACCACGGCCGCTGGCACGCGGACTCGACCAGGGGCAAGATCGTCGAGGCGATGAAGGACCATCCCATTCTCAGTGGTATCAGCGATATCTGGGGGACGTCGGACGTCTACCGGACCTATAAGGAGGGGACGAGCCTGCCGGAGGGATGCACTGCGCTGGTTTGGGGCCAGCCGCTGACAGGTCGAAAGTACGATGATCCGCCCAACCCCAAGCTGGAACCGCTGCCCGTAGCCTGGTTCAAGCTCTGGAAGACCAGTACGGGCAAGTCTGCGCGCGTGTTCCACACGACTATGGGCAGTGGCGATGATTTCGAGAGCGCGGGTCTGCGCCGGATGATCATCAACGCGTCGTACTGGGGAATCGGGATGGAAGACGCGATCGTACCGACGAGCAGTGTCGAGTACGTCGGTCCGTACAAACCGCTGGGCAGCGGTTTTAACTACAAAGAACTGGGGGTCGTTCCCAAGCCGCCTTCGGCCTACAAGTAA
- a CDS encoding ISAs1 family transposase produces the protein MDGPATSGTLRAFSNLPDPRGCNVIHKLHDILVISVCAVICGADGWVDVELYGKSKLSWLRTFLDLPHGIPSHDTFGRVFAKLHPDAFEQCFNAWVGAIAQSAGGRLIAIDGKAIRRSFEHAWARNNMTHMVSAFVDAHRMVFGQVAVDDKSNEIEAIPRLLGLLDIQDATVTIDAAGCQTQIARQIVDAGGNYVLSVKENQPRTRLRLVRRCTRRSGSCWTKRS, from the coding sequence ATGGATGGCCCTGCGACCAGTGGTACCCTGCGCGCGTTTTCCAACCTCCCCGATCCTCGCGGCTGCAACGTGATTCACAAACTCCACGACATCCTCGTCATCTCCGTCTGCGCCGTCATCTGCGGTGCCGACGGCTGGGTCGACGTTGAACTCTATGGCAAGAGCAAGCTCTCCTGGCTGCGAACCTTCCTGGATCTTCCCCACGGCATCCCGTCTCACGACACCTTCGGTCGCGTCTTCGCCAAGCTCCATCCCGACGCCTTCGAGCAGTGTTTCAACGCCTGGGTCGGCGCGATCGCACAGTCCGCCGGCGGACGACTGATCGCGATCGACGGCAAGGCCATCCGCCGGTCCTTCGAACACGCCTGGGCCAGGAACAACATGACCCACATGGTCAGCGCGTTCGTCGACGCCCACCGGATGGTCTTCGGCCAGGTCGCCGTGGATGACAAGAGCAATGAGATCGAGGCGATCCCGCGGCTTTTGGGCCTGTTAGACATTCAGGACGCGACGGTGACGATCGATGCCGCCGGCTGCCAGACGCAGATCGCCAGACAGATCGTCGATGCCGGCGGCAACTACGTGCTGTCGGTGAAGGAGAACCAGCCGAGGACCAGGCTTCGCCTCGTCCGACGCTGCACGCGAAGGTCAGGAAGCTGCTGGACGAAGCGATCCTGA